The genomic region CGGGGGCAGCCTCGTCGGCCTTCTTCTCGCCCTCGAGCAGGTCGCGCTCCCACTCGGCCAGCGGCTCGCCCGCGGCCTTCTCGCCCTTGCCCTCGGTGGCGACACCGCTGCGGGCGATGAGGCCCTCGGCGACGGCGTCGGCGATGACGCGGGTGAGCAGGGTGACGGAGCGGATCGCGTCGTCGTTGCCCGGGATCTTGTAGTCGACCTCGTCGGGGTCGCAGTTGGTGTCGAGGATCGCGACGACCGGGATGTTCAGCTTCCGGGCCTCACCAACGGCGATGTGCTCCTTCTTGGTGTCCACGATCCAGACGGCGCTGGGCACCTTCTGCATCTCGCGGATACCGCCGAGGGTCTTCTCCAGCTTGGCCTTCTCGCGCGAGAGCACGAGAAGCTCCTTCTTGGTCAGACCGGACGCGGCGACGTCCTCGAAGTCGATCTGCTCGAGCTCCTTGAGGCGCTGCAGACGCTTGTAGACGGTCGAGAAGTTGGTGAGCATGCCGCCCAGCCAGCGCTGGTTGACGTAGGGCATGCCGACGCGGGTGGCCTGCTCGGCGATGGCCTCCTGCGCCTGCTTCTTCGTGCCGACGAACATGACCGTGCCGCCGTGGGCGACGGTCTCCTTGACGAACTCGTAGGCGCGGTCGATGTACGACAGCGACTGGAGCAGGTCGATGATGTAGATGCCGTTGCGCTCCGTGAAGATGAAGCGCTTCATCTTCGGGTTCCAACGACGGGTCTGGTGACCGAAGTGGACGCCGCTCTCCAGCAGCTCCCGCATCGTGACGACGGCCATGGCCGTATCTCCTTGTGCTTCTCGGTTGTGCCGCGGCTGCCGGATGGCTTCCGCGCCTGACGCCCACTGCGCGCCGTGCCACGAGGGACCGAGGGGCGCTGATACGGCCCGTTGCCGGGGTGCGTATCGGGGCGTGCGAAGTCGACCCGGTGACCCGGATCGCCACCAGAAGTGTACGGGACCCGCGGCGCCCCGGGTGACGCCGTTGTCCACAACCCGACTGCGGTCCACAGCCGCGGCCTGTGACGAGCGGCGGTCCGGGACGCTTTCCGCATGCGAGCGAAGCGATGTGTGCGTGTGTGTACGCGGCTGATCCTGCTGCTGGTCGTGACGGTGACGGCCCTGCTGGCCCCGCCGCCGCCCCTGTTCGCGGCCGGTTCACCGGTCGCGGACGTCACCGTGCCGGCAGTGGGACGCACATGGCCCGTCGGATTGCGCCCCCGGGTCGTGCGCGGTTGGGAGCCCCCGGCGAGCGTGTACGGCCCGGGCCACCGGGGCGTCGACCTGACGGCAGCCCCGGGGACGCCGGTACGGGCGGTGGCGGCGGGCCGGGTGTCCTTCGCGGGCCGGGTGGCCGGAAAGGGAGTGGTCTCGGTGGAACTCACCGGGACGGGCGACCCACCGCTGCGCACGACGTACGAACCGGTGACGGCGACGGTTGAGGAGGGCGACGAGGTCGGACCGGGCGAGGTGATCGGCACGGTGGACGCGACGGGCTCGCACTGCACCGCTGCGTGCGTGCACTGGGGCCTGCGCCGCGGCGAGACCTACCTGAACCCGCTGGCGCTTCTCCCGCCCTGGCTCCTGCACAGGGGCCCGTCGAGGCTGTTGCCGGTCCATTGACCAGCTGCGGGCAGTCGTGCCCGGACGAGGCTCAGCCCCGCACACCCCGCAGGGCCATGTTCACCGCGGCATCCGCGACAACGTCCGGCTCCTCCGCAGCCCCCAGCTCGATCCGCCGAACCGCCGCGTCCACGACCCCCTGCACCAGCATCGCCGCCAGCCGAGGCTGCTCGTGCCCCATCTCGCCCAGCGCCTCGACGATCATCGCGACCAGCCCACCATGCGCCGCCCGGATCTTCTCCCGGGCCCCGGCGTCCAGCTCACTCGCCGAGATCGCCACCACGGCCCGATGCCGCCGGTCCCCCACCAGTTCCAGCTGCTGCCGCACATACGCCTCGACCTTGGCCTCGGCCGTCCCCGCCCGCTCCATCGCCGCCGACACGTCCGCGGCCCAGACGGGAAAGTCGACCTCGCACAGCTCCTCGACCACGGCCGCCCGTGACCGGAAGTACTCGTAGACGGACGACCGCGCGAGCCCCGTCCGCTCGGCGAGGGCCGGGAAGGTCAGCGCCTCCGTACCGCCCTCGGACAACAAGGAACGAGCCGCGTCCAGCAGGGCGGCTCGCTGCATCGACCGGTGCTCGGCCACGGAGGCCGCTCGAATCCTTGGCACGTCAACCACTCTACGGACGCGCCGGGCCCGGCGGGAGTGGCTCCCGCCGACCCGTCGCCATCCGGCCAGGTCAGCGGCCGAAGCTCGCCAGTTTCGCTCTCAGCTGGAGCACCGACTTGGTGTGGATCTGGCTGACCCGGCTCTCGGTCACGCCCAGCACGTTCCCGATCTCGGCCAGCGTGAGCCCCTCGTAGTAGTACAGCGTGACCACGGTCTTCTCCCGCTCGGGCAGCGTGTTGATCGCCCGGGCGAGGAACCTGCGCAGTTCCCGGTCCTCGGCGACCTC from Streptomyces chartreusis NRRL 3882 harbors:
- a CDS encoding TetR/AcrR family transcriptional regulator, with the protein product MAEHRSMQRAALLDAARSLLSEGGTEALTFPALAERTGLARSSVYEYFRSRAAVVEELCEVDFPVWAADVSAAMERAGTAEAKVEAYVRQQLELVGDRRHRAVVAISASELDAGAREKIRAAHGGLVAMIVEALGEMGHEQPRLAAMLVQGVVDAAVRRIELGAAEEPDVVADAAVNMALRGVRG
- the rpsB gene encoding 30S ribosomal protein S2, which encodes MAVVTMRELLESGVHFGHQTRRWNPKMKRFIFTERNGIYIIDLLQSLSYIDRAYEFVKETVAHGGTVMFVGTKKQAQEAIAEQATRVGMPYVNQRWLGGMLTNFSTVYKRLQRLKELEQIDFEDVAASGLTKKELLVLSREKAKLEKTLGGIREMQKVPSAVWIVDTKKEHIAVGEARKLNIPVVAILDTNCDPDEVDYKIPGNDDAIRSVTLLTRVIADAVAEGLIARSGVATEGKGEKAAGEPLAEWERDLLEGEKKADEAAPAAEAAPAAEAAPAAEAAPAAEAEKPAEGEKAAEAEQA
- a CDS encoding murein hydrolase activator EnvC family protein encodes the protein MRAKRCVRVCTRLILLLVVTVTALLAPPPPLFAAGSPVADVTVPAVGRTWPVGLRPRVVRGWEPPASVYGPGHRGVDLTAAPGTPVRAVAAGRVSFAGRVAGKGVVSVELTGTGDPPLRTTYEPVTATVEEGDEVGPGEVIGTVDATGSHCTAACVHWGLRRGETYLNPLALLPPWLLHRGPSRLLPVH